A stretch of the Acyrthosiphon pisum isolate AL4f chromosome A2, pea_aphid_22Mar2018_4r6ur, whole genome shotgun sequence genome encodes the following:
- the LOC100169154 gene encoding putative uncharacterized protein DDB_G0271606 isoform X5 has protein sequence MTPKEKNQASTEKALHLLIKGPKEPNLALAIKKIQSLIQRDKDMSKHPNLTSGPLINGAGIEKVLIGLDHAPPAFDLRNKILGLNGANLHYIMNETGAVVTMRGRGSGFIEANGQESVEPLHLCVEHAKNEVLQNGRQLAFNLIETIQNEYSLTYAANHVAPPPNVAHQPSNVHIQQPQVIHQQTIQTNNGQIQQMNPTQYQTVQVAAQTGMMTLQDGSQVVQTSVANVQMPFITQQAVPQLMAVPPPVMGGHQQQQQSAQNTQGPTHIASLGQHQASIMPQIQTQVVNQQQQHQLPLSVTPVSYSTIQSQQQQLIQQQAIQTKSLENVQHTPSVTHTTPTTLANGVIPHTQAFMTQAALPIQYIQTSNGQIIAYQPQVQSNAFQMAQSPNVGQVTQLSQQSNSGLIGTTYILGNQMAQYQQPSGQPGQVMIVQYQQPPPAEIQQPAMQTIHLQQTQSGQLIPANIPNGQLIVQQTPGQPAQIQMMMPQLNQFQNLQPQIIQNLPGLLQSQVSQASTQQLLLQQQGKTFTQQTASPGGNQLMSLPISHQILQSQGNGIVTMTLPQQQQQQQSHKPQHQLIQTQMSDKQQVIYKQDDSHQPIMIQQGQQQSIQYFQQSNQFQYQPLKRSYEMCFQVVSEGGGITGAKIIRTGPSSATGNDGNDDNQIRQLTINGMVATSNTGRRTPQTNFQHQLATGASNITGDSRSKECSNMNAKEDINKQVDRNKQQRYQFYPGRGYEPDQRSGTPVSESNRTQSVTFTVLPDPMRNQTFTPAQAADLQQQQHQQQQQQQQQHQQQQQQQQQQQQQQQQQQQQQQQQQQQPQATITYQTQQQVPSYWIQQGSSPQEGTITGTSPPKEGTLHYVD, from the exons ATGACtcctaaagaaaaaaatcaagcaTCAACAGAGAAAGCATTACATTTACTTATTAAAGGGCCGAAAGAACCAAATTTAGCTC ttgctattaaaaaaattcaatcacTTATTCAACGAGACAAAGATATGTCTAAGCATCCAAATTTGACATCTGGCCCTTTGATTAATGGGGCAGGAATA gaaaaagTCTTAATTGGCTTAGACCACGCGCCGCCAGCTTTTGACctcagaaataaaatattaggatTAAACGGAGCAAATCTTCATTATATAATGAATGAAACGGGGGCGGTAGTAACCATGCGAGGACGAGGTTCTGGATTCATTGAAGCTAATGGACAAGAATCAGTTGAACCTTTACATCTATGTGTcga ACATGCAAAAAATGAAGTACTGCAAAATGGTAGACAATTAGCATTCAATTTAATCGAAACTATTCAAAATGAATATAGTCTTACATACGCGGCTAATCATGTGGCACCGCCACCCAATGTTGCACACCAACCATCCAATGTGCACATCCAACAACCACAAGTAATCCATCAACAAACTATTCAAACCAATAATGGTCAAATACAACAAATGAATCCAA CTCAATATCAGACTGTTCAAGTCGCTGCACAAACTGGAATGATGACATTACAGGACGGATCACAAGTGGTGCAGACATCTGTTGCTAATGTTCAAATGCCATTTATTACACAACAAGCAG TACCTCAATTAATGGCTGTTCCTCCACCAGTAATGGGAGGtcaccaacaacaacaacagtcaGCACAAAACACACAGGGGCCAACCCATATAGCTTCTTTGGGTCAGCATCAAGCATCGATTATGCCTCAAATACAAACACAAGTAGTCAATCAGCAACAACAGCACCAACTTCCATTGTCTGTTACACCAGTCAGCTATTCAACAATTCAATCACAGCAACAGCAGCTAATTCAGCAGCAAGCAATACAAACT aAAAGTTTAGAAAATGTTCAACATACACCGTCTGTTACCCATACTACTCCTACAACACTAGCTAATGGTGTTATTCCACATACACAGGCATTTATGACTCAAGCTGCACTTCCTatacaa tatattcaaACATCTAATGGCCAAATTATAGCGTACCAACCACAAGTGCAATCTAATGCATTCCAAATGGCTCAATCTCCCAATGTTGGTCAAGTGACCCAATTAAGCCAGCAGTCTAATTCCGGGTTGATCGGTACCACTTATATACTTGGTAACCAAATGGCACAATATCAGCAACCGTCTGGCCAACCTGGTCAAGTCATGATTGTGCAGTACCAACAACCACCACCGGCCGAAATCCAACAGCCCGCTATGCAAACTATTCATTTACAACAAACACAGTCTGGTCAATTGATCCCAGCAAATATTCCCAATGGCCAATTAATTGTACAGCAGACACCAGGGCAACCTGCTCAAATACAAATGATGATGCCTCAACTAAATCAGTTCCAAAATCTTCAACCACAAATCATACAGAACTTGCCGGGCCTTTTACAATCACAAGTCAGTCAAGCGTCTACGCAACAATTGTTACTCCAACAGCAGGGCAAGACATTTACACAGCAAACAGCTTCACCTGGTGGCAATCAGTTAATGTCACTGCCAATATCTCATCAGATTCTACAGTCACAAGGCAATggtattgttacaatgacacttccacaacaacagcaacaacaacaatcaCACAAACCACAACATCAGTTGATTCAGACACAAATGTCAGATAAACAACAAGTCATCTACAAACAAGATGACAGCCATCAACCAATCATGATACAACAGGGACAACAGCAGTCCATTCAGTATTTTCAACAAAGCAACCAATTTCAATATCAACCCTTAAAACGGTCTTATGAAATg TGTTTTCAGGTTGTATCGGAAGGTGGAGGAATTACCGGAGCCAAAATAATACGAACTGGACCATCATCAGCTACTGG CAATGATGGTAATGACGACAACCAAATACGCCAATTGACAATTAATGGTATGGTAGCTACTTCAAATACGGGGAGACGTACTCCGCAGACTAATTTTCAGCATCAATTAGCAACAGGTGCCTCAAACATTACAG GTGATTCCCGCTCCAAGGAATGTTCAAACATGAATGCTAAAG aaGACATAAATAAACAAGTTGACAGAAATAAACAACAGCGATATCAGTTTTATCCAG GCCGTGGATATGAACCAGATCAACGATCTGGTACTCCAGTATCAGAATCTAATCGAACACAGTCTGTAACATTCACAGTATTGCCTGATCCAATGAGAAATCAGACTTTTACTCCAGCTCAAGCTGCTGatttacaacaacaacaacaccaacagcagcagcaacaacagcaacagcaccaacaacagcagcagcaacaacaacagcagcagcaacaacagcagcagcagcagcagcaacaacaacaacaacaacaacaacctcAGGCCACTATCACATACCAAACACAGCAACAAGTACCATCATATTGGATTCAGCAAGGTAGCTCCCCCCAAGAAGGTACTATCACCGGCACGTCCCCTCCAAAAGAAGGAACACTCCATTATGTAGattaa
- the LOC100169154 gene encoding putative uncharacterized protein DDB_G0271606 isoform X3: MMSIPTNKLKLAVEMATRVESALAKRVGDQPEAQCAPPQQLKTQFEINDLADTDRILLTSKSIQNDIEEFSGTVIVTRGRYMTPKEKNQASTEKALHLLIKGPKEPNLALAIKKIQSLIQRDKDMSKHPNLTSGPLINGAGIEKVLIGLDHAPPAFDLRNKILGLNGANLHYIMNETGAVVTMRGRGSGFIEANGQESVEPLHLCVEHAKNEVLQNGRQLAFNLIETIQNEYSLTYAANHVAPPPNVAHQPSNVHIQQPQVIHQQTIQTNNGQIQQMNPTQYQTVQVAAQTGMMTLQDGSQVVQTSVANVQMPFITQQAVPQLMAVPPPVMGGHQQQQQSAQNTQGPTHIASLGQHQASIMPQIQTQVVNQQQQHQLPLSVTPVSYSTIQSQQQQLIQQQAIQTKSLENVQHTPSVTHTTPTTLANGVIPHTQAFMTQAALPIQYIQTSNGQIIAYQPQVQSNAFQMAQSPNVGQVTQLSQQSNSGLIGTTYILGNQMAQYQQPSGQPGQVMIVQYQQPPPAEIQQPAMQTIHLQQTQSGQLIPANIPNGQLIVQQTPGQPAQIQMMMPQLNQFQNLQPQIIQNLPGLLQSQVSQASTQQLLLQQQGKTFTQQTASPGGNQLMSLPISHQILQSQGNGIVTMTLPQQQQQQQSHKPQHQLIQTQMSDKQQVIYKQDDSHQPIMIQQGQQQSIQYFQQSNQFQYQPLKRSYEMCFQVVSEGGGITGAKIIRTGPSSATGNDGNDDNQIRQLTINGMVATSNTGRRTPQTNFQHQLATGDSRSKECSNMNAKEDINKQVDRNKQQRYQFYPGRGYEPDQRSGTPVSESNRTQSVTFTVLPDPMRNQTFTPAQAADLQQQQHQQQQQQQQQHQQQQQQQQQQQQQQQQQQQQQQQQQQQPQATITYQTQQQVPSYWIQQGSSPQEGTITGTSPPKEGTLHYVD; the protein is encoded by the exons ATGATGTCGATCCCGACCAACAAACTCAAGCTGGCTGTGGAGATGGCGACCCGAGTAGAATCAGCCCTAGCGAAACGGGTCGGTGACCAACCGGAG GCCCAATGTGCTCCCCCTCAACAGCTCAAAACTCAGTTCGAAATCAACGACTTGGCTGACACTGACCGTATACTACTCACCAGCAAGTCCATACAAAATGACATAGAAGAATTTTCTG GTACGGTGATTGTTACTAGAGGAAGGTACATGACtcctaaagaaaaaaatcaagcaTCAACAGAGAAAGCATTACATTTACTTATTAAAGGGCCGAAAGAACCAAATTTAGCTC ttgctattaaaaaaattcaatcacTTATTCAACGAGACAAAGATATGTCTAAGCATCCAAATTTGACATCTGGCCCTTTGATTAATGGGGCAGGAATA gaaaaagTCTTAATTGGCTTAGACCACGCGCCGCCAGCTTTTGACctcagaaataaaatattaggatTAAACGGAGCAAATCTTCATTATATAATGAATGAAACGGGGGCGGTAGTAACCATGCGAGGACGAGGTTCTGGATTCATTGAAGCTAATGGACAAGAATCAGTTGAACCTTTACATCTATGTGTcga ACATGCAAAAAATGAAGTACTGCAAAATGGTAGACAATTAGCATTCAATTTAATCGAAACTATTCAAAATGAATATAGTCTTACATACGCGGCTAATCATGTGGCACCGCCACCCAATGTTGCACACCAACCATCCAATGTGCACATCCAACAACCACAAGTAATCCATCAACAAACTATTCAAACCAATAATGGTCAAATACAACAAATGAATCCAA CTCAATATCAGACTGTTCAAGTCGCTGCACAAACTGGAATGATGACATTACAGGACGGATCACAAGTGGTGCAGACATCTGTTGCTAATGTTCAAATGCCATTTATTACACAACAAGCAG TACCTCAATTAATGGCTGTTCCTCCACCAGTAATGGGAGGtcaccaacaacaacaacagtcaGCACAAAACACACAGGGGCCAACCCATATAGCTTCTTTGGGTCAGCATCAAGCATCGATTATGCCTCAAATACAAACACAAGTAGTCAATCAGCAACAACAGCACCAACTTCCATTGTCTGTTACACCAGTCAGCTATTCAACAATTCAATCACAGCAACAGCAGCTAATTCAGCAGCAAGCAATACAAACT aAAAGTTTAGAAAATGTTCAACATACACCGTCTGTTACCCATACTACTCCTACAACACTAGCTAATGGTGTTATTCCACATACACAGGCATTTATGACTCAAGCTGCACTTCCTatacaa tatattcaaACATCTAATGGCCAAATTATAGCGTACCAACCACAAGTGCAATCTAATGCATTCCAAATGGCTCAATCTCCCAATGTTGGTCAAGTGACCCAATTAAGCCAGCAGTCTAATTCCGGGTTGATCGGTACCACTTATATACTTGGTAACCAAATGGCACAATATCAGCAACCGTCTGGCCAACCTGGTCAAGTCATGATTGTGCAGTACCAACAACCACCACCGGCCGAAATCCAACAGCCCGCTATGCAAACTATTCATTTACAACAAACACAGTCTGGTCAATTGATCCCAGCAAATATTCCCAATGGCCAATTAATTGTACAGCAGACACCAGGGCAACCTGCTCAAATACAAATGATGATGCCTCAACTAAATCAGTTCCAAAATCTTCAACCACAAATCATACAGAACTTGCCGGGCCTTTTACAATCACAAGTCAGTCAAGCGTCTACGCAACAATTGTTACTCCAACAGCAGGGCAAGACATTTACACAGCAAACAGCTTCACCTGGTGGCAATCAGTTAATGTCACTGCCAATATCTCATCAGATTCTACAGTCACAAGGCAATggtattgttacaatgacacttccacaacaacagcaacaacaacaatcaCACAAACCACAACATCAGTTGATTCAGACACAAATGTCAGATAAACAACAAGTCATCTACAAACAAGATGACAGCCATCAACCAATCATGATACAACAGGGACAACAGCAGTCCATTCAGTATTTTCAACAAAGCAACCAATTTCAATATCAACCCTTAAAACGGTCTTATGAAATg TGTTTTCAGGTTGTATCGGAAGGTGGAGGAATTACCGGAGCCAAAATAATACGAACTGGACCATCATCAGCTACTGG CAATGATGGTAATGACGACAACCAAATACGCCAATTGACAATTAATGGTATGGTAGCTACTTCAAATACGGGGAGACGTACTCCGCAGACTAATTTTCAGCATCAATTAGCAACAG GTGATTCCCGCTCCAAGGAATGTTCAAACATGAATGCTAAAG aaGACATAAATAAACAAGTTGACAGAAATAAACAACAGCGATATCAGTTTTATCCAG GCCGTGGATATGAACCAGATCAACGATCTGGTACTCCAGTATCAGAATCTAATCGAACACAGTCTGTAACATTCACAGTATTGCCTGATCCAATGAGAAATCAGACTTTTACTCCAGCTCAAGCTGCTGatttacaacaacaacaacaccaacagcagcagcaacaacagcaacagcaccaacaacagcagcagcaacaacaacagcagcagcaacaacagcagcagcagcagcagcaacaacaacaacaacaacaacaacctcAGGCCACTATCACATACCAAACACAGCAACAAGTACCATCATATTGGATTCAGCAAGGTAGCTCCCCCCAAGAAGGTACTATCACCGGCACGTCCCCTCCAAAAGAAGGAACACTCCATTATGTAGattaa